In Urechidicola croceus, a single window of DNA contains:
- the rplM gene encoding 50S ribosomal protein L13, whose translation MNTLSYKTVSANKATAKKEWLVVDADGQTLGRFASKVAMLIRGKYKPNYTPHVDCGDNVIVINADKIQLSGKKWTDKSYIRHTGYPGGQRSLTAIEMFGKDPARLVEKAVKGMLPKNKLGSALYRNLYVYAGAEHSQDAQQPKTFNLNDLR comes from the coding sequence ATGAACACATTAAGTTACAAAACAGTATCGGCAAACAAAGCTACTGCTAAAAAAGAGTGGTTAGTTGTTGATGCGGACGGACAAACATTGGGTCGTTTTGCTTCAAAAGTAGCTATGCTAATTAGAGGTAAGTACAAACCAAACTACACTCCTCACGTGGATTGTGGTGACAACGTTATCGTAATAAACGCTGACAAAATTCAATTATCTGGAAAAAAATGGACTGATAAATCTTATATCCGTCACACAGGTTATCCAGGAGGTCAAAGATCACTTACTGCAATCGAAATGTTTGGAAAAGATCCAGCACGTCTTGTTGAAAAAGCAGTAAAAGGAATGTTACCTAAAAACAAATTAGGTAGCGCATTGTACAGAAATTTATATGTATATGCTGGTGCAGAGCACAGTCAAGATGCTCAACAACCAAAAACATTTAACCTTAACGATCTTAGATAA
- the tsf gene encoding translation elongation factor Ts, with the protein MANITAADVKKLRETTGAGMMDCKKALVEAEGNFDSAIEILRKKGQKIAAKRADRESTEGVAIAKINDDNTAGVAIVLACETDFVGKNDKFIALAGQFADIALNYADKESFLAADFGGMTVAEKLVEQTGVIGEKLDITSFERVEAAYVGSYVHINKIAALVGLSAAVDKADVLAKDLAMQAASMGATTLSYKDFDPAFIASELEARIAVIEKENIELGRLGKTLKNIPQYISMAQLTEDVLAKAEEDAKAELKAEGKPEKIWDRILPGKLERFISDNTTLDQEQCLLDQVFIKDDKKSVADYIKTYGDVEVTDFKRITLG; encoded by the coding sequence ATGGCAAATATTACTGCTGCAGATGTAAAAAAATTACGTGAAACTACTGGTGCTGGTATGATGGACTGTAAAAAAGCTTTAGTTGAAGCTGAAGGAAACTTTGATTCTGCTATTGAAATTTTACGTAAAAAAGGTCAAAAAATTGCTGCTAAAAGAGCTGATAGAGAATCAACTGAAGGTGTTGCAATTGCTAAAATTAATGATGATAACACCGCTGGTGTTGCTATAGTATTAGCTTGTGAAACTGATTTTGTTGGTAAAAATGATAAATTCATTGCTTTAGCTGGACAATTTGCTGATATCGCATTGAATTATGCAGACAAAGAATCTTTCTTGGCTGCTGATTTTGGTGGTATGACGGTTGCTGAAAAATTAGTTGAACAAACTGGAGTAATTGGTGAAAAATTAGATATCACTTCTTTTGAAAGAGTTGAGGCTGCTTATGTTGGTTCATATGTTCACATTAATAAAATTGCTGCATTAGTTGGTTTATCGGCTGCTGTTGACAAGGCTGATGTTCTTGCTAAAGATTTAGCTATGCAAGCTGCTTCAATGGGAGCAACAACTTTATCCTACAAAGACTTTGATCCTGCTTTTATTGCTTCTGAATTAGAAGCAAGAATCGCAGTTATCGAAAAAGAAAATATAGAATTAGGAAGATTAGGAAAAACATTGAAAAATATTCCTCAATATATTTCTATGGCTCAATTGACTGAAGATGTTTTAGCTAAGGCTGAAGAAGATGCTAAAGCAGAATTAAAAGCTGAAGGGAAACCTGAAAAAATTTGGGATAGAATTTTACCAGGTAAATTAGAGCGTTTTATTTCTGACAATACTACTTTAGACCAAGAACAATGTTTATTGGATCAAGTATTTATTAAAGATGATAAAAAGAGCGTTGCTGACTACATCAAAACTTATGGTGATGTTGAAGTTACTGACTTTAAAAGAATTACTTTAGGATAA
- the rpsI gene encoding 30S ribosomal protein S9, with protein sequence MEIIHKIGRRKTAVARIYLSEGTGNITVNKRELNNYFTTGTLQYKVNQPLALTDNVGKFDIKVNVFGGGVTGQAEAIRLAISRALCELDAENRSILKPEGLLTRDPRMVERKKFGQKKARKKFQFSKR encoded by the coding sequence ATGGAAATCATACATAAAATAGGAAGAAGAAAAACGGCTGTAGCTCGTATCTATCTTTCAGAAGGAACAGGAAATATTACTGTTAACAAAAGAGAGTTAAACAACTATTTCACAACTGGAACTTTACAATATAAAGTAAATCAACCTTTAGCATTAACTGACAATGTTGGAAAATTTGACATCAAAGTAAATGTATTTGGTGGTGGTGTAACTGGACAAGCAGAAGCTATTCGTTTAGCAATATCAAGAGCATTATGTGAACTTGATGCTGAGAATCGCTCAATCTTAAAACCAGAAGGATTACTTACTAGAGACCCAAGAATGGTTGAACGCAAGAAATTTGGTCAGAAGAAAGCTCGTAAGAAATTCCAATTCTCTAAGCGTTAA
- the rpsB gene encoding 30S ribosomal protein S2 has product MANIEIKELLDAGVHFGHLTRKWNPNMAPYIYTERNGVHIIDLYKSAAKLEEASKALNKIAASGRKILFVATKKQAKDIVAEKAASVNMPYITERWPGGMLTNFVTIRKAVKKMAQIDRMKQDGSFDALSKREKLQINRQREKLEKNLGSISDMTRLPGALFIVDVKKEHIAVAEAQKLNIPIFAMVDTNSDPKVVDFVIPANDDASKSIDKVLSVVSESIAEGLTTRKASKEKEVASKEKEAKA; this is encoded by the coding sequence ATGGCAAACATCGAAATTAAAGAATTATTAGACGCAGGTGTACACTTCGGACACTTGACTAGAAAATGGAATCCAAACATGGCTCCGTATATTTATACTGAGCGTAATGGAGTTCATATTATTGACCTTTACAAGTCTGCTGCGAAATTAGAAGAAGCATCTAAAGCTTTAAATAAAATTGCTGCATCTGGAAGAAAAATCCTTTTTGTAGCTACTAAAAAGCAAGCAAAAGATATCGTTGCTGAAAAGGCAGCAAGTGTAAACATGCCTTACATTACTGAAAGATGGCCTGGAGGAATGTTAACTAACTTTGTAACTATCAGAAAAGCTGTTAAAAAGATGGCTCAAATTGATAGAATGAAGCAAGATGGATCTTTTGATGCACTTTCTAAAAGAGAAAAATTACAAATCAACCGTCAACGTGAAAAATTAGAAAAAAACTTAGGTTCTATTTCTGATATGACTCGTTTGCCTGGAGCATTGTTTATTGTTGATGTAAAAAAGGAACACATTGCTGTTGCTGAAGCTCAAAAATTAAACATTCCAATCTTTGCAATGGTTGATACAAACTCTGATCCTAAAGTTGTTGACTTTGTAATACCTGCTAACGATGATGCTTCAAAATCAATTGACAAAGTTTTGTCTGTTGTTTCTGAATCTATCGCTGAAGGATTAACTACAAGAAAAGCTAGTAAAGAAAAAGAAGTTGCTTCTAAAGAAAAAGAAGCTAAAGCATAA
- a CDS encoding glycosyltransferase family 2 protein — protein sequence MKQSLVSIIIPFYNEEEYLTRAIDSAINQSYLKTEIILVNDGSTDGSKGIADSYCEKYSNIFCIHSSNESLGSARNKGIIKANGQYITFLDADDELLPKMIEKCIEVFSQNDIDVTISKFNLLDEKGGLLKIAGWNKLPLIINSSEAIKAMYSGKIIPTAWGKMYKSEIIKSIKFPEGIWFEDNPFLIEVFFNSEKIGCIDSSLLSIHSRKNSITRRLISEKRMVDLHKAFLIQLKVVEKYETILSSKRGFYELIFSNQIQAMLDNFLLLKIDQKDLNNDSEIKLRNCFHRICNSLNRELKNKNIKIGLKKRVLFWILNLPKYIGWNFPELMLVFIKGEKYNYLKKIKG from the coding sequence ATGAAACAATCTTTGGTTAGTATAATAATCCCTTTTTATAATGAGGAAGAATATTTGACAAGAGCAATAGATTCGGCAATTAATCAAAGTTATTTAAAAACTGAAATCATTTTAGTAAATGATGGTTCTACAGATGGTTCTAAGGGAATTGCTGATTCCTATTGTGAAAAGTATTCCAATATTTTTTGTATTCATTCATCAAATGAAAGTCTTGGGTCAGCAAGAAATAAAGGGATAATTAAAGCAAACGGTCAATATATTACTTTTCTTGATGCTGATGATGAATTATTACCTAAAATGATAGAAAAATGTATTGAAGTTTTTTCTCAAAATGATATAGATGTTACAATTTCAAAATTCAATCTTTTGGATGAAAAAGGTGGTTTGTTGAAAATTGCAGGTTGGAATAAACTACCTTTAATAATAAATTCAAGTGAAGCAATCAAAGCAATGTATTCGGGAAAAATTATTCCGACTGCATGGGGAAAAATGTATAAATCTGAAATAATTAAATCTATAAAATTTCCTGAAGGTATATGGTTTGAAGACAACCCTTTTTTAATTGAAGTTTTCTTTAATTCAGAAAAAATCGGATGTATAGATAGTAGTTTATTGTCAATTCATTCAAGAAAAAACTCAATTACTAGACGGTTAATTTCAGAAAAGAGAATGGTTGATTTGCACAAAGCTTTTCTAATTCAATTGAAAGTAGTTGAAAAATATGAAACAATCCTAAGTTCAAAAAGAGGATTTTATGAGCTGATTTTTTCAAATCAAATTCAAGCAATGCTTGATAACTTTCTTTTACTAAAAATAGATCAAAAAGATCTTAATAATGATTCGGAAATTAAATTAAGAAATTGTTTCCATAGAATTTGCAATTCATTAAATAGAGAGTTGAAAAATAAGAATATAAAAATAGGACTTAAAAAAAGAGTGTTATTTTGGATTTTGAATTTACCAAAATATATTGGCTGGAACTTTCCAGAATTAATGTTAGTTTTTATAAAAGGTGAAAAATATAACTATTTAAAAAAAATAAAAGGGTAG
- a CDS encoding beta-N-acetylhexosaminidase → MKKLLLTLIISLILNEMNAQNSIIPIPVNQEIINENFILDSNTNLINTTDDSQIDSYSQQFLEFLNTQGIILSQSEKPKKKNNSIELSYFKNLKSELGEEGYELKVTKDKIQLTANKSSGIFNGLQTLRQLIPLNNKQGEAIEIQGYKIVDYPRFAWRGLMLDVSRHFFSVEEVKAYLDKMSQYKLNVFHWHLTDDQGWRIEIKSLPRLTEIGAWRVERHGRFGTERTPPKKGEKATYGGFYTQEQIKDIVKYAADRNITIVPEIDIPGHSMAALAAYPDLSTKKEPKYVAPGSKFSEWYGDGKFKMLIENTVNPIDEKVYEFIDKVFTEVAELFPGQYIHMGGDEAYHGYWEEDSDVQKFMLKNNIKDSHELQSYFVKRVEKIISSKGKKMIGWDEILEGGLADGAAVMSWRGMKGGIEAAKMGHKVVMSPTTYAYLDYTQGDSSVENKIYASLSLEKSYSFEPIPEEVDPKYILGGQGNLWTEVVPNIQYAFYMTYPRAFALSETFWSPKESKDWDNFITRTEHHFNRFDLENTNISKAVLDPIINIYKDGDKLMCKLENSVPNTEIYYTIDNTYPVKFGEKYTKPFQIPIGNLSLRTQTFRNKKPIGRELLIHRTDLVKRVK, encoded by the coding sequence ATGAAAAAACTACTATTAACTTTAATTATTTCTTTGATATTAAATGAAATGAATGCTCAAAATTCAATAATTCCTATTCCAGTAAATCAGGAAATTATTAATGAAAATTTTATTCTTGATAGTAATACTAATTTGATTAATACAACTGATGACAGTCAAATTGATTCCTATTCACAGCAATTTTTAGAATTTTTAAATACTCAAGGAATTATTTTGAGTCAATCTGAAAAACCTAAGAAGAAAAACAATTCTATCGAATTAAGTTATTTTAAAAATCTAAAAAGTGAATTAGGAGAAGAAGGTTATGAATTAAAAGTAACTAAAGATAAGATTCAACTAACAGCCAATAAATCTTCAGGAATTTTTAATGGATTACAAACACTTCGCCAATTAATTCCATTGAATAATAAACAAGGAGAAGCAATTGAAATACAAGGTTATAAAATTGTAGACTACCCACGTTTTGCTTGGAGAGGTTTAATGCTGGACGTGAGTCGTCATTTCTTTTCAGTTGAAGAAGTCAAAGCCTACTTAGATAAAATGTCTCAATATAAACTAAATGTATTTCATTGGCATTTAACAGATGATCAAGGATGGAGAATTGAAATAAAATCATTACCAAGACTAACTGAAATTGGTGCTTGGAGAGTTGAAAGACATGGGCGTTTTGGAACAGAAAGAACACCACCTAAAAAAGGTGAAAAAGCAACATATGGTGGTTTTTATACACAAGAACAAATTAAAGATATAGTAAAATATGCAGCAGATAGGAATATTACAATTGTTCCAGAAATTGATATTCCTGGACATAGTATGGCGGCTTTAGCTGCGTACCCTGATTTGTCAACAAAAAAAGAACCTAAATATGTAGCACCAGGTTCAAAATTTTCAGAATGGTATGGTGATGGAAAATTTAAAATGCTTATTGAAAATACTGTCAATCCTATAGATGAAAAAGTATACGAGTTTATAGACAAAGTGTTTACCGAAGTTGCTGAACTTTTTCCTGGACAATATATTCATATGGGAGGAGATGAAGCTTATCATGGTTACTGGGAAGAAGATTCGGATGTTCAAAAATTTATGTTAAAAAACAACATTAAAGACAGTCATGAACTTCAAAGTTATTTTGTCAAAAGAGTTGAAAAAATAATTAGTAGTAAAGGTAAAAAAATGATTGGTTGGGATGAAATCTTAGAAGGTGGATTGGCTGATGGTGCCGCTGTAATGAGTTGGAGAGGTATGAAAGGTGGAATTGAAGCAGCAAAAATGGGACACAAAGTAGTTATGTCGCCAACAACCTATGCATATTTAGATTATACACAAGGAGATTCAAGTGTAGAAAATAAAATATATGCCAGTTTAAGCCTTGAAAAATCGTATAGTTTTGAGCCTATCCCTGAAGAAGTTGACCCAAAATATATTTTAGGAGGTCAAGGTAATTTATGGACAGAAGTTGTTCCAAATATTCAATATGCTTTTTACATGACTTACCCAAGAGCATTTGCTTTATCTGAAACTTTTTGGAGCCCAAAAGAAAGTAAGGATTGGGATAATTTTATTACAAGAACTGAACATCATTTTAATCGTTTTGATCTTGAAAATACCAATATATCAAAAGCAGTGTTAGATCCAATTATAAATATTTATAAAGATGGTGATAAATTGATGTGTAAACTTGAAAATTCGGTTCCTAATACAGAAATATATTATACTATTGATAACACATACCCTGTTAAATTTGGAGAAAAATATACTAAACCTTTTCAGATTCCAATTGGAAACCTGAGTTTAAGAACACAAACTTTTAGAAATAAAAAGCCTATTGGCAGAGAATTATTAATTCATAGAACGGATTTAGTAAAAAGGGTAAAATAA
- the nagB gene encoding glucosamine-6-phosphate deaminase, with protein sequence MTTTNIKHKPAGQFEETRFEKIHNIIFSDSKSGSLSVAEEIATLIKKKQSENKNCVLGLATGSSPIKVYEELVRMHKEEGLSFSNVITFNLDEYYPMNKNSVHSYYYFMHQHLFDHIDINPANIHIPSGTVPLEELHQYCIDYDLKIKEFGGLDFQLLGIGRTGHIGFNEPGSHYNSGTRSITLDHITRIDAAQSFLGIDNVPKKAITMGIGTVKKAKRIVLLAWGYNKASIIKKTIEGEITSEVPATYLQEHSNTTFILDDESSQELTRIKTPWLVGPCLWNNELESKAIIWLCDITNKSILKLTDEDYNNNGMSSLLVQEGSAYDLNIKMFNKLQHTITGWPGGKPNADESKRPERSTPNKKRVIIFSPHPDDDVISMGGTFDRLVEQGHEVHVAYQTSGSIAVSDYEALKYAEVIKELSPKDGEIDSLIHKITSKKGDIEDALEVRNLKAIIRRKESMGATRFLKVPDENIHFLNLPFYETGTIKKNPMGQIDIDIVSKLISKIKPHQIYAAGDLADPHGTHKVCLDIIFAALKELKHENYMDDCWVWLYRGAWHEWDIHQIEMAVPLSPDQVLKKRKAIFFHQSQKDGVMFQGNDTREFWVRAEERNNETARKYHKLGLADYAALEAFKRYHY encoded by the coding sequence ATGACAACAACTAATATTAAGCATAAACCTGCAGGACAATTTGAAGAAACTCGTTTTGAAAAAATTCATAACATAATTTTTTCTGATTCCAAAAGCGGATCATTAAGTGTTGCTGAAGAAATTGCTACACTAATTAAGAAAAAACAGTCTGAAAATAAAAATTGTGTTTTAGGATTAGCTACCGGATCTTCACCTATTAAAGTATATGAAGAATTGGTTAGAATGCATAAAGAAGAAGGACTCAGTTTTTCAAATGTCATCACATTTAATTTGGATGAGTATTATCCTATGAATAAAAATAGTGTTCATAGTTATTACTATTTTATGCATCAACATTTATTTGATCATATTGATATTAATCCTGCAAATATTCATATACCAAGCGGAACAGTACCTCTTGAAGAACTACATCAATACTGTATTGATTATGATTTAAAAATTAAAGAGTTTGGAGGATTAGATTTTCAACTTTTAGGAATTGGTAGAACTGGTCATATTGGATTCAATGAACCAGGATCTCATTATAATTCTGGAACAAGAAGTATAACTCTAGATCATATTACACGAATTGATGCGGCACAATCTTTTTTAGGTATTGATAATGTACCTAAAAAGGCAATTACAATGGGAATTGGTACAGTAAAAAAAGCCAAAAGAATTGTTTTACTTGCTTGGGGATATAATAAAGCTTCTATCATAAAGAAGACTATTGAGGGTGAGATTACTTCTGAAGTTCCAGCAACGTACCTTCAAGAACATTCTAATACAACTTTCATTTTAGATGATGAATCATCTCAAGAGCTCACAAGAATTAAGACGCCTTGGCTCGTTGGGCCATGTTTGTGGAATAACGAATTAGAAAGTAAAGCAATTATTTGGCTTTGTGATATTACAAATAAGTCTATTCTTAAACTTACTGATGAAGACTACAATAATAATGGAATGTCAAGTTTATTAGTTCAAGAAGGATCAGCATATGACTTAAATATTAAAATGTTTAATAAATTACAACATACAATTACTGGCTGGCCTGGAGGAAAACCTAATGCTGATGAATCTAAAAGACCAGAAAGATCAACACCAAATAAAAAAAGGGTTATTATTTTTAGCCCACATCCAGATGATGATGTAATTTCTATGGGAGGAACTTTTGACAGATTAGTAGAACAAGGTCATGAAGTTCATGTTGCATATCAAACCTCTGGAAGTATTGCTGTTTCAGATTACGAAGCCTTAAAATATGCCGAAGTTATAAAAGAATTAAGTCCTAAAGATGGTGAAATTGATTCGTTGATTCATAAAATAACTTCAAAAAAAGGAGATATTGAAGATGCTTTAGAAGTAAGAAATCTTAAAGCAATAATCAGAAGAAAAGAATCGATGGGAGCAACCCGATTTCTTAAAGTACCTGATGAAAATATTCACTTTTTAAATCTTCCCTTTTATGAAACAGGAACGATAAAGAAAAATCCTATGGGACAAATTGATATTGATATTGTCTCTAAGTTAATTTCTAAAATTAAACCGCATCAAATTTATGCAGCAGGAGATTTAGCCGATCCTCATGGAACCCATAAAGTTTGTCTAGATATCATTTTTGCAGCACTCAAAGAATTAAAACACGAAAATTATATGGATGATTGTTGGGTTTGGTTGTATAGAGGTGCTTGGCACGAATGGGATATTCATCAAATAGAAATGGCTGTTCCACTAAGCCCTGATCAAGTTTTGAAAAAAAGAAAAGCTATTTTCTTTCATCAATCACAAAAAGATGGTGTGATGTTTCAAGGAAATGATACTCGTGAATTTTGGGTAAGAGCAGAAGAAAGAAACAATGAAACCGCTCGTAAATATCATAAATTAGGATTAGCAGATTACGCAGCTTTAGAAGCATTTAAAAGATATCATTATTAA
- a CDS encoding acyltransferase family protein — translation MTKRLVALDVLRGLTIALMILVNNPGSWSFVYPPLRHSEWNGCTPTDLVFPFFLFIVGVSMWYSLKKYGTGLTKNGLLKVLKRFVVIFILGLFLNAFPNFEFENLRIYGVLQRIAIAYAIGAILCMLFNYKQLLVVFGVLLLGYWVLIHFGGTADPYSLSSNIVRRVDLLLFGENHIYGGYGIAFDPEGLLSSIPSVGTVLVGYFTGRWIEKSKTVKIAIKKLLIYGIIGIVLGLLWNTVFPINKPIWSSSYVLYTGGLAMLFLALLLWIIDVKGLKTWAQPFIHYGMNPLFIYVFSGLYISAIAGLVKITTSSGEQISGYTYLYKEIFTPVFGNMNGSLFFALFHVILFWIVAFILYKRKIFIKI, via the coding sequence ATGACTAAAAGATTAGTAGCCTTAGATGTTTTAAGAGGTTTGACTATTGCATTAATGATTCTTGTTAATAATCCTGGTAGTTGGAGTTTTGTGTATCCTCCTTTAAGACATTCAGAGTGGAATGGTTGTACACCAACTGATTTAGTTTTTCCGTTTTTTCTATTTATAGTTGGAGTTTCAATGTGGTACTCGCTAAAAAAGTATGGTACTGGGTTGACCAAAAATGGACTCTTGAAAGTTTTAAAAAGATTTGTTGTCATTTTTATTTTAGGATTATTTTTAAATGCCTTTCCAAATTTTGAGTTTGAAAACCTTAGAATTTATGGAGTTTTACAGCGAATAGCTATAGCTTATGCTATTGGAGCAATACTATGTATGCTGTTTAATTATAAACAATTATTAGTTGTTTTCGGAGTTTTATTACTAGGATATTGGGTGCTAATTCATTTTGGAGGTACTGCAGACCCTTATAGTCTTTCTTCTAATATTGTGAGACGAGTAGATTTATTGCTTTTTGGTGAAAATCATATTTATGGAGGATATGGAATAGCATTTGATCCAGAAGGGTTATTATCTTCAATCCCTTCAGTTGGAACTGTTTTGGTTGGTTATTTTACTGGAAGATGGATTGAAAAGTCAAAAACTGTTAAGATTGCAATTAAAAAATTACTTATTTATGGAATTATAGGGATTGTTTTAGGATTATTATGGAATACAGTTTTCCCAATCAACAAACCTATTTGGTCTAGTTCTTATGTGCTATATACAGGTGGATTGGCAATGTTGTTTTTAGCACTTTTACTTTGGATTATTGATGTTAAAGGATTAAAAACGTGGGCACAACCTTTTATTCATTATGGTATGAATCCTTTGTTTATATATGTTTTTTCAGGTTTGTATATTTCAGCGATTGCTGGTTTGGTAAAGATTACAACATCTAGTGGCGAACAAATTTCAGGATATACATATTTATACAAAGAGATTTTTACACCAGTTTTTGGTAATATGAACGGTTCATTATTTTTTGCACTATTTCATGTGATTTTATTTTGGATAGTTGCATTTATACTATATAAAAGAAAAATATTTATCAAAATTTAA
- a CDS encoding phosphorylase family protein: MSFFNQLKSSFYEDNSILSINELVNWKKTRNAYNFETLPEVAIITINKKSFSKYLNLFKKKIKGIHGEHYIYNSKFLFCSEFGMGSSAIITLLEELKELGVQRFVFIGVAGILDSSIKENDAYCISSVFSSTGSSYFYTEDQKINNFDLDWFNQIMENCSLKSKISWSTDCPFRETKPLIDYYKLQNCSLVDMETAGLYAFSTFYKVPAVSILIGADNISKKWKAPNNYKLLLKKQQSLISKVIKS, encoded by the coding sequence ATGTCATTTTTTAATCAATTAAAATCGAGTTTTTATGAAGATAATTCAATCTTATCAATAAATGAACTTGTAAATTGGAAAAAAACTAGAAATGCTTATAATTTTGAGACTCTTCCAGAAGTAGCGATAATAACAATTAATAAAAAATCGTTTTCCAAATATTTAAATTTATTTAAGAAGAAAATAAAAGGAATTCATGGTGAACATTATATATACAATTCAAAGTTTTTATTTTGTTCTGAATTTGGAATGGGTTCAAGTGCTATAATTACTTTATTGGAAGAATTAAAGGAATTGGGTGTTCAGAGGTTTGTTTTTATTGGAGTCGCTGGAATTCTTGATTCTTCAATAAAAGAAAATGATGCATATTGTATTTCGAGTGTGTTTTCATCAACAGGTAGTTCTTATTTTTATACTGAAGATCAAAAAATTAACAACTTTGATTTAGATTGGTTTAATCAAATAATGGAAAACTGTAGCCTAAAATCAAAAATATCATGGAGTACAGATTGTCCGTTTAGAGAAACTAAACCGTTAATTGATTATTACAAATTACAAAATTGTTCTTTAGTTGATATGGAAACTGCAGGTTTATATGCTTTTTCAACCTTTTATAAAGTGCCTGCTGTTTCTATTCTTATTGGTGCAGATAATATTAGTAAAAAATGGAAGGCTCCAAATAATTATAAATTATTATTAAAAAAACAACAAAGTTTGATTTCTAAAGTCATTAAATCGTAA
- a CDS encoding LytR/AlgR family response regulator transcription factor, whose translation MQIKCVIIDGVSQDVEILKNYLKEFQNFELVAVFDSPLSALPLIESNEIDVIFLDINMSQMNGLEFLKSLTTRNHVVVTTAYRDYAVDCFDLDVSDYLIKPIPLSRFLKSINKLTNRISLESSNQFRQTINEDPFIFLKVDKKLVKIKYEDILYIESVKEYINVITINGNFLVHKSMTSISEELPTDNFLRIHRSFLVSKSKITAIEGNTVEVNKRRIPIGRNYLQFAKQQILHQ comes from the coding sequence GTGCAAATCAAGTGTGTAATTATTGATGGTGTTTCTCAAGATGTTGAAATCTTGAAAAATTATTTGAAGGAATTTCAAAACTTTGAATTAGTTGCAGTATTTGATTCCCCTTTAAGTGCATTACCTCTTATCGAAAGCAATGAAATTGATGTCATTTTTCTAGATATTAATATGTCGCAGATGAACGGTTTAGAATTTCTCAAAAGTCTCACTACTAGAAATCATGTTGTAGTTACAACTGCTTATAGAGATTATGCTGTTGATTGTTTTGATCTTGATGTCTCAGATTATTTAATTAAACCGATTCCATTAAGTCGCTTTTTAAAATCAATCAATAAGCTTACAAATAGAATTAGTTTAGAAAGTTCAAACCAATTTAGACAAACTATTAATGAAGATCCTTTTATATTCTTAAAGGTTGATAAGAAATTGGTCAAAATAAAATATGAAGACATACTATATATTGAAAGTGTGAAAGAATATATAAACGTAATCACTATTAACGGAAATTTTTTAGTCCATAAATCAATGACAAGTATTTCTGAAGAATTACCAACTGATAATTTTTTGAGAATTCATCGTTCATTTTTAGTTTCAAAAAGTAAAATTACAGCTATAGAAGGAAACACCGTTGAAGTAAATAAAAGAAGAATTCCTATTGGAAGAAACTATCTTCAGTTTGCTAAACAGCAAATATTACATCAGTAA
- a CDS encoding spondin domain-containing protein, which translates to MEFNKAVLFFLFMIFISCTSKDDEVELNIDETATYIVVFDAAWTEESHPTDYPSDSHFSWMVGVTHKQNDLLFSLGGIASNGIEQMAETGLTELISEEIENAISQDMALDYKVGSVINGNGIDEIIIDASIENSLFSFVSMIAPSPDWFVSNQNIQLIQNQDWIETLELDVILYDSGTDSGTEFTSLDIDTNPREPITLITTEPLGNGVGVTPSLGKIILTKL; encoded by the coding sequence ATGGAATTTAACAAGGCAGTATTATTTTTTTTATTTATGATTTTTATATCGTGTACCTCAAAAGATGACGAAGTTGAGTTAAATATTGATGAAACTGCAACTTATATAGTTGTTTTTGATGCAGCTTGGACTGAAGAATCTCACCCTACTGATTATCCTTCAGACTCACATTTTTCTTGGATGGTTGGAGTTACACATAAACAGAATGATTTGTTATTTTCTTTAGGAGGAATTGCATCAAACGGCATTGAACAAATGGCCGAAACTGGTTTAACAGAATTGATTTCAGAAGAAATTGAAAATGCCATATCGCAAGACATGGCATTAGATTATAAAGTTGGTAGTGTTATCAATGGTAATGGTATTGATGAGATTATTATTGATGCTTCCATTGAAAATTCACTTTTTAGTTTTGTTTCTATGATAGCACCAAGTCCAGATTGGTTTGTGTCAAATCAAAATATTCAGTTAATTCAGAACCAAGATTGGATTGAAACATTAGAATTGGATGTTATTCTTTATGATTCAGGTACAGATTCTGGTACCGAATTTACTTCATTAGATATTGACACAAATCCTCGTGAACCAATTACACTTATAACTACCGAGCCATTGGGAAATGGAGTAGGAGTTACTCCTTCACTAGGAAAAATAATATTAACAAAACTATAA